Proteins encoded by one window of Luteimonas yindakuii:
- a CDS encoding DMT family transporter codes for MTPLRLVLSTALVLLAFAGNSLLCRWALQGGRIDPAGFTAIRLASGALVLWLLVRMRGGAHARTGGSWGSALALFAYAAGFSYAFMHVPVSTGTLLLFAAVQATMVGAALWAGERLSRLQWAGFVLALAGLVAMLLPGLSAPAPVGAALMLAAGIAWGCYSLRGRRSRDPLADTAGNFMRALSFGSVLLLATADSLHADTGGVALAVLSGAVTSGLGYALWYAVLPSLGAARAAGVQLGVPPAAAIAGVLVLGEVVDARLLLASAMILGGIAMVSLRPRPA; via the coding sequence ATGACGCCGCTGCGCCTCGTACTGTCGACCGCACTGGTGCTGCTGGCATTCGCCGGCAATTCGCTGCTGTGTCGCTGGGCGCTGCAGGGCGGGCGCATCGACCCGGCGGGCTTCACCGCGATCCGGCTCGCCTCGGGTGCGCTGGTGCTTTGGCTGCTGGTGCGCATGCGCGGCGGCGCGCACGCACGCACGGGCGGCAGCTGGGGTTCCGCACTGGCGCTGTTCGCCTATGCCGCCGGGTTCTCGTACGCCTTCATGCATGTGCCGGTGTCCACCGGCACCCTGCTGCTGTTCGCCGCGGTGCAGGCGACGATGGTCGGCGCGGCACTGTGGGCGGGCGAGCGGCTGTCGCGGCTGCAATGGGCCGGCTTCGTGTTGGCGCTCGCCGGCCTGGTGGCGATGCTGTTGCCCGGCCTGTCCGCGCCGGCACCGGTCGGCGCGGCGTTGATGCTCGCCGCAGGCATCGCCTGGGGCTGCTATTCGCTGCGTGGCCGGCGCAGCCGCGATCCACTGGCCGACACGGCGGGCAACTTCATGCGTGCCCTGTCCTTCGGGTCCGTGCTGCTGTTGGCGACGGCCGACAGCCTGCATGCCGATACCGGCGGCGTCGCCCTGGCGGTGCTGTCCGGCGCGGTGACGTCGGGCCTGGGCTACGCGCTGTGGTACGCGGTGCTGCCCTCACTGGGGGCGGCGCGCGCGGCCGGGGTGCAGCTCGGGGTGCCGCCGGCGGCCGCGATTGCCGGGGTGCTGGTGCTGGGCGAAGTGGTGGACGCGCGCCTGCTGCTGGCCTCGGCCATGATCCTCGGCGGTATCGCGATGGTGAGCCTGCGGCCACGGCCGGCGTAG
- the pdeM gene encoding ligase-associated DNA damage response endonuclease PdeM, with product MADEREVLVAGEPVLLHAERALFWPRTRTLVIADLHLGKADHFRRAGIALPVGGTSHDLERLDALLELTGAERLLVLGDLLHGEIPEAPWLARWYAFRNRWASLLVDVVAGNHDRVLRRHPERAASMGLNLHAPYVHEAPFLFVHAAEDAPVGGEGYVLAGHLHPVLRLPGLPRLPVFRFADVGILPAFTTFAGGMPFDPVRDERVFVCAPGALVEMPVA from the coding sequence ATGGCGGATGAGCGCGAGGTCCTGGTCGCCGGCGAACCGGTGCTGCTGCACGCGGAGCGCGCGCTGTTCTGGCCGCGCACGCGCACCCTGGTCATCGCCGACCTGCACCTTGGCAAGGCCGACCATTTCCGCCGTGCCGGCATTGCGCTGCCAGTGGGCGGCACCTCGCACGACCTCGAACGCCTCGATGCGCTGCTCGAGCTGACCGGCGCCGAACGCCTGCTGGTGCTGGGCGACCTGCTGCACGGCGAGATCCCGGAGGCGCCGTGGCTGGCGCGCTGGTATGCATTCCGCAACCGCTGGGCCTCGCTGCTGGTCGACGTCGTGGCCGGCAACCACGACCGCGTGCTGCGGCGGCATCCGGAGCGCGCGGCGTCGATGGGCCTGAACCTGCACGCGCCCTACGTGCACGAGGCGCCGTTCCTGTTCGTGCATGCCGCGGAGGATGCACCGGTCGGCGGCGAGGGCTATGTGCTGGCCGGCCACCTGCACCCGGTGCTGCGCCTGCCGGGTCTGCCGCGGCTGCCGGTGTTCCGCTTCGCCGACGTCGGCATCCTGCCGGCATTCACCACGTTCGCCGGCGGCATGCCGTTCGACCCGGTGCGCGACGAACGCGTCTTCGTCTGTGCGCCCGGGGCGCTGGTGGAGATGCCGGTCGCCTGA
- a CDS encoding ATP-dependent DNA ligase, with protein sequence MKRFAALYTELDRSTATLDKRAALVAYFRDAPPRDAAWALHLLSGGKVAGPKRRIAGTRELREWIVAESGLPDWLVDASYDQVGDLAETLALLVDEPAEPGDDIGLADWIEHRLLPVANREPDTRRALITGAWRSLCFDERLAFNKLLTGALRVGVSQRMVQQALAEMSGIDIALIAQRMLGSWQPTPAFMRDLLSPDALPADRQQPYPFFLASPLESALRTAPGDDALAADDRAPEAATLAGDPDAVARALGDIDDWLLEWKWDGIRLQLIHRDDDAALWSRGEERLDGRFPEIEAAAATLPRRCVIDGELLAWGDADVPMPFTALQKRIQRLKPGAKTLADAPVRVRAYDLLELDGEDLREHPLHERRALLEGLLDAHGDPRITVSPRVDVGSWSEAAELREGARERGVEGLMLKRRASTYQSGRRRGDWWKWKIDPLTVDAVLLYAQSGHGRRSTLYTDYTFGLWDGDALVPVAKAYSGLDDREILQLDRWIRANTLERFGPVRSVTAHHVFELGFEAVNRSSRHKSGIAVRFPRILRWRHDKPVAEADRLDTLKALAR encoded by the coding sequence ATGAAACGCTTCGCCGCGCTCTATACCGAACTCGACCGCAGCACCGCCACGCTCGACAAGCGCGCAGCGCTGGTGGCCTATTTCCGCGACGCGCCGCCACGCGATGCCGCCTGGGCGCTGCACCTGCTCAGCGGCGGCAAGGTGGCGGGGCCGAAGCGGCGCATTGCCGGCACCCGCGAACTGCGCGAGTGGATCGTCGCCGAATCCGGGTTGCCGGACTGGCTGGTCGATGCCAGCTACGACCAGGTCGGTGATCTCGCCGAAACGCTGGCGCTGCTGGTCGATGAACCCGCGGAGCCGGGTGACGACATCGGCCTCGCCGACTGGATCGAACACCGCCTGCTGCCGGTCGCCAACCGCGAGCCGGACACGCGTCGCGCGCTGATCACCGGCGCATGGCGTTCGCTGTGCTTCGACGAGCGGCTGGCCTTCAACAAGCTGCTGACCGGCGCGCTGCGGGTCGGCGTGTCGCAGCGCATGGTGCAGCAGGCGCTCGCCGAGATGAGCGGCATCGACATCGCGCTGATCGCCCAGCGCATGCTCGGCAGCTGGCAGCCGACGCCGGCCTTCATGCGCGACCTGCTGTCGCCGGACGCCTTGCCGGCGGATCGCCAGCAGCCGTATCCGTTCTTCCTCGCCTCGCCGCTGGAAAGCGCGCTGCGTACCGCGCCCGGCGACGATGCCCTGGCGGCAGACGACCGGGCGCCCGAAGCGGCGACGCTGGCCGGCGACCCTGACGCCGTCGCACGCGCGCTCGGCGACATCGACGACTGGCTGCTGGAATGGAAGTGGGACGGCATCCGCCTGCAGCTGATCCACCGCGACGATGACGCCGCGCTGTGGTCGCGTGGCGAGGAACGGCTGGACGGGCGCTTCCCGGAGATCGAAGCCGCCGCGGCCACGCTGCCGCGCCGCTGCGTGATCGATGGCGAACTGCTGGCCTGGGGCGATGCCGACGTGCCGATGCCCTTCACCGCATTGCAGAAGCGCATCCAGCGGTTGAAGCCGGGCGCGAAGACGCTGGCCGATGCGCCGGTGCGGGTGCGCGCCTACGACCTGCTCGAACTCGATGGCGAGGACCTGCGCGAGCATCCGCTGCACGAGCGCCGCGCGTTGCTGGAAGGCCTGCTGGACGCGCACGGCGATCCACGCATCACCGTCTCGCCGCGCGTCGATGTCGGCTCCTGGAGCGAGGCCGCGGAGCTGCGCGAAGGCGCGCGCGAGCGTGGTGTCGAAGGGCTGATGCTCAAACGCCGGGCGTCCACCTACCAGTCCGGGCGTCGTCGCGGCGACTGGTGGAAGTGGAAGATCGACCCGCTCACCGTGGATGCGGTGCTGCTGTACGCGCAGTCCGGCCACGGTCGACGCAGCACGCTGTACACCGATTACACCTTCGGCCTGTGGGATGGCGATGCGCTGGTGCCGGTGGCCAAGGCCTATTCCGGGCTCGACGATCGCGAGATCCTGCAGCTCGACCGCTGGATCCGCGCCAACACGCTCGAGCGCTTCGGCCCGGTGCGCTCGGTCACTGCCCACCATGTGTTCGAGCTGGGCTTCGAGGCGGTCAACCGCAGCAGCCGGCACAAGTCGGGGATCGCGGTGCGCTTCCCGCGCATCCTGCGCTGGCGCCACGACAAGCCCGTCGCCGAGGCCGACCGGCTCGACACACTGAAGGCGCTCGCGAGGTGA
- a CDS encoding ligase-associated DNA damage response exonuclease yields the protein MSAFSGDLVVLTPEGLYCPPGDFHIDPWRPVPRAVITHGHGDHARAGMGEYHCSTGSLPILRWRLGEQRYHVHAHGEPFVLGDARISLHPAGHVLGSVQVRIEAGGEVWVASGDYKRQPDPTCAPFEVVPCDVFITEATFGLPVYRWPHTPDVAADIVEWRRRCEARGEAAVLFCYALGKAQRVLAEIGAHDDRPVLLHGAIATGVQVYRDAGIVLPETRAVAEEEKGRDFAGELVLAPPSAAGSPWMRRFRGAQTGFASGWMRIRGNRRRRNVDRGFVVSDHADWPDLVRTVRETGARRVIATHGDTHALVRALCEEGIEAESFRTGYGDED from the coding sequence ATGAGCGCATTCAGCGGCGACCTCGTCGTCCTCACCCCCGAAGGCCTGTATTGCCCACCCGGGGACTTCCATATCGATCCGTGGCGGCCGGTGCCGCGGGCGGTGATCACCCATGGCCATGGCGACCATGCGCGCGCGGGCATGGGCGAATACCACTGCAGCACGGGCTCGTTGCCGATCCTGCGCTGGCGACTGGGGGAACAGCGTTACCACGTGCATGCGCACGGCGAGCCGTTCGTGCTCGGCGATGCGCGGATCTCGCTGCATCCGGCCGGGCACGTGCTCGGGTCGGTGCAGGTGCGGATCGAGGCGGGTGGCGAGGTGTGGGTCGCCTCGGGCGACTACAAGCGCCAGCCCGATCCCACCTGCGCGCCGTTCGAGGTGGTGCCCTGCGACGTCTTCATCACCGAGGCCACCTTCGGGTTGCCGGTGTATCGCTGGCCGCACACCCCGGACGTGGCGGCGGATATCGTCGAGTGGCGCCGCCGCTGCGAGGCGCGCGGCGAGGCGGCGGTGCTGTTCTGCTATGCACTGGGCAAGGCGCAGCGGGTGCTCGCGGAAATCGGCGCGCATGACGACCGCCCGGTGCTGCTGCACGGTGCGATCGCCACCGGCGTGCAGGTGTATCGCGATGCGGGCATCGTCCTGCCGGAAACCCGCGCGGTCGCCGAGGAGGAGAAGGGCCGCGACTTCGCCGGCGAGCTGGTGCTGGCCCCGCCGTCCGCGGCCGGCAGTCCGTGGATGCGGCGCTTCCGCGGTGCGCAGACGGGCTTCGCGTCGGGCTGGATGCGCATCCGCGGCAACCGCCGGCGTCGCAACGTCGACCGCGGTTTCGTGGTCTCCGACCACGCCGACTGGCCCGACCTCGTGCGCACCGTGCGCGAGACCGGTGCACGGCGGGTGATCGCCACCCATGGCGACACCCACGCCCTCGTGCGTGCGCTGTGCGAGGAAGGCATCGAGGCCGAGTCGTTCCGTACAGGGTACGGCGATGAGGATTGA
- a CDS encoding ligase-associated DNA damage response DEXH box helicase — MSRTRVAGRRAAQARLSAWFTAQGWKPSPFQREVWRRYLAGESGLLHTPTGSGKTLAAFGGPLLEALAAGPPMTGEDVTRIGDAAAAGAATPDHGVAVGSAPARESALPPARTTRRGKGSLQPSGRQPPKRTPQLQVLWITPLRALATDTLRALRVATEAVGLDWQLGLRTGDASARDKRLARAGRLDLMVITPESLSLLLSYPDTAPLLSSLRCVVVDEWHELLGNKRGVLLQLALARLRALNPALRTWGLSATLGNLDEARAVLLPHAPDAALVAGVRPRGFELDTLLPAAGERFAWAGHLGLAQLPRVLDTLMAERTSLLFANTRSQAELWHRALASVWPEAPETLALHHGSLDPTLRAAAEQGLRDGSIRCVVATSSLDLGVDFPAVDQVLQIGSPKGIARLLQRAGRARHRPGESGRVVCVPTHALELVEYAAAREAVARGAIEARPPPRLSLDVLAQHCVTLALGGGFDADALYDEVRTTHAFAGLSPTMWAAVIDFIVQGGRALSNYPDFRRVVRGDDGVYRVEDRRIALRHRLSIGTIASDGAVVVRFLRGGTLGSVEESFVGRLRRGDRFHFAGRLLELVRLEDMTAYVRNAAGAGDGTVPRWLGGKMPLSSELGREVERAFAGGVVAPELDAIAGLLQLQGRLSALPGPDRLLVEWIRARGGRYLFVYPFAGRQVHEGLAALLALRWGRMAPDSFAFSVNDYGFVLSAARAESVDEAQLRTLFDPVALEDDLRESLNLGELARRQFREIARVAGLLPPSLPGRAPRSLRQLQASSGLLFDVLQRFDPGHVLLEQAEREVFSAQLEVRRLRETLDDCAQRDIVLRTPKSFTPLSFPLWAEAVRGRLSTEDWRTRVQRAATQLERRHGG, encoded by the coding sequence GTGAGCCGTACACGCGTGGCCGGCCGCCGCGCGGCGCAGGCGCGGCTGTCGGCATGGTTCACCGCGCAGGGCTGGAAGCCATCGCCATTCCAGCGCGAGGTGTGGCGGCGTTACCTCGCCGGCGAATCCGGGCTGCTGCACACGCCGACCGGCAGCGGCAAGACCCTGGCCGCGTTCGGCGGACCACTGCTGGAGGCGTTGGCGGCGGGGCCGCCGATGACCGGCGAGGATGTCACCCGGATCGGCGATGCGGCGGCTGCGGGAGCAGCGACGCCCGACCATGGCGTGGCGGTCGGGAGCGCGCCTGCGCGCGAATCCGCCCTGCCGCCGGCGCGCACCACCCGTAGAGGAAAAGGCAGCCTGCAACCGTCCGGCAGGCAACCGCCAAAACGCACGCCGCAGTTGCAGGTGCTGTGGATCACCCCGCTGCGCGCGCTCGCTACCGACACCCTGCGCGCGTTGCGGGTCGCGACCGAAGCGGTCGGGCTCGACTGGCAACTCGGCCTGCGCACCGGTGATGCGTCCGCGCGCGACAAGCGGCTCGCGCGCGCAGGGCGGCTCGACCTGATGGTCATCACCCCCGAATCGCTGTCGCTGCTGCTGAGCTATCCGGACACCGCACCACTGCTGTCCTCGCTGCGCTGCGTGGTGGTGGACGAATGGCACGAACTGCTTGGCAACAAGCGCGGCGTGCTGCTGCAGCTGGCACTGGCACGGTTGCGCGCGCTGAACCCGGCGCTGCGGACCTGGGGCCTGTCGGCAACGCTCGGCAACCTCGACGAGGCGCGCGCCGTGCTGCTGCCGCACGCGCCGGATGCCGCGCTGGTGGCGGGCGTGCGGCCACGCGGGTTCGAACTCGACACCCTGTTGCCGGCCGCCGGTGAACGCTTTGCCTGGGCCGGGCATCTGGGCCTTGCACAGCTGCCACGGGTGCTGGACACGCTGATGGCCGAGCGCACCAGCCTGCTGTTCGCCAATACCCGCTCGCAGGCCGAGCTCTGGCATCGCGCGCTGGCCTCCGTCTGGCCGGAAGCCCCGGAGACCCTGGCGCTGCACCACGGCTCGCTCGATCCCACGTTGCGCGCCGCCGCCGAGCAGGGCCTGCGCGACGGCAGCATCCGCTGCGTGGTGGCCACCTCCAGCCTCGACCTCGGCGTCGACTTCCCCGCCGTCGACCAGGTGTTGCAGATCGGCAGCCCGAAGGGCATCGCGCGGCTGCTGCAGCGCGCCGGTCGTGCGCGCCATCGTCCGGGCGAGAGCGGCCGCGTGGTCTGCGTGCCGACCCATGCGCTGGAACTGGTGGAGTACGCCGCCGCACGCGAGGCGGTGGCCCGCGGCGCGATCGAGGCCCGGCCACCACCGCGATTGAGCCTGGACGTGCTGGCCCAGCACTGCGTGACGCTGGCGCTGGGTGGCGGCTTCGATGCCGATGCGCTGTACGACGAAGTCCGCACCACCCATGCGTTCGCCGGCCTCAGCCCGACGATGTGGGCGGCGGTCATCGACTTCATCGTGCAGGGCGGCCGCGCGCTGTCGAACTATCCGGACTTCCGCCGCGTGGTACGTGGCGACGATGGCGTGTACCGGGTCGAGGACCGCCGCATCGCGCTGCGCCATCGGCTGTCGATCGGCACCATCGCCAGCGACGGCGCGGTGGTGGTGCGTTTCCTGCGCGGCGGCACGCTGGGTTCGGTGGAAGAGAGCTTCGTCGGTCGCCTGCGCCGTGGCGACCGCTTCCATTTCGCCGGCCGCCTGCTGGAGCTGGTGCGGCTGGAGGACATGACCGCCTACGTGCGCAACGCCGCCGGCGCCGGTGACGGCACGGTGCCGCGCTGGCTCGGCGGCAAGATGCCGTTGTCGAGCGAACTCGGTCGCGAAGTGGAGCGCGCGTTTGCCGGCGGCGTGGTGGCGCCGGAGCTCGATGCGATCGCCGGCCTGCTGCAGTTGCAGGGGCGGTTGTCCGCTTTGCCCGGCCCCGACCGTTTGCTCGTGGAGTGGATACGCGCGCGTGGCGGTCGCTATCTCTTCGTGTATCCGTTTGCCGGACGGCAGGTGCACGAGGGGCTTGCGGCGCTGCTGGCATTGCGATGGGGCAGGATGGCACCGGACAGTTTCGCCTTCTCGGTCAACGACTACGGCTTCGTGCTGTCGGCAGCGCGTGCCGAAAGCGTGGACGAGGCACAGCTGCGCACGCTGTTCGACCCGGTGGCGCTGGAAGACGATCTGCGCGAAAGCCTCAACCTTGGCGAGCTCGCGCGCCGGCAGTTCCGCGAGATCGCCCGCGTGGCCGGGTTGTTGCCGCCGTCGCTGCCCGGGCGCGCGCCGCGTTCGCTGCGCCAGCTGCAGGCGTCGAGCGGCCTGCTGTTCGATGTGCTGCAGCGTTTCGATCCCGGCCACGTGCTGCTGGAACAGGCCGAACGCGAGGTGTTCTCGGCGCAGCTCGAGGTGCGGCGCCTGCGCGAAACCCTCGACGACTGCGCGCAGCGCGACATCGTGCTGCGCACGCCGAAGTCGTTCACCCCGCTGTCGTTTCCGCTCTGGGCCGAAGCGGTGCGCGGGCGCCTGAGTACCGAGGACTGGCGCACCCGCGTGCAGCGCGCGGCCACGCAACTGGAGCGTCGCCATGGCGGATGA
- the hemE gene encoding uroporphyrinogen decarboxylase — MSTPLKNDRFLRALRREPVDHTPVWLMRQAGRYLPEYRASRAQAGSFLAMAKNPDLACEVTLQPLRRFPLDAAILFSDILTIPDAMGLELYFVDGEGPKFRKPVRDAAAIAKLGVPDMETELRYVMDAVRVIRRELDGSVPLIGFSGSPWTLACYMVEGGGSKNFARIKAMALNDPQALHALLSVNTDAVIAYLAAQRAAGAQALQVFDTWGGVLSPAMYREFSLPYLERIARELERGEGADRTPLILFGKGTAAYLEELAATGTDGVGVDWMVGLDEAARRTGGRVALQGNLDPCVLYGNPDAIRREVATVLDAYRDGNGGSRDGHVFNLGHGMSPDMDPEHVAVLVDAVHTHSAR, encoded by the coding sequence TTGTCCACACCGCTGAAGAACGACCGTTTCCTGCGCGCCCTCCGGCGCGAGCCCGTCGACCACACCCCCGTCTGGCTGATGCGCCAGGCCGGACGCTACCTGCCGGAATACCGCGCCAGCCGCGCGCAGGCCGGCAGCTTCCTGGCGATGGCCAAGAACCCCGACCTCGCCTGTGAAGTGACCCTGCAGCCGCTGCGGCGGTTCCCGCTCGATGCGGCGATCCTGTTCTCCGACATCCTCACCATTCCCGATGCGATGGGGCTGGAGCTGTACTTCGTCGACGGCGAAGGCCCGAAGTTCCGCAAGCCGGTGCGCGACGCCGCGGCGATCGCGAAGCTGGGCGTGCCGGACATGGAAACCGAGCTGCGCTACGTGATGGACGCGGTACGGGTGATCCGCCGCGAACTCGACGGCAGCGTGCCGCTGATCGGCTTCTCCGGCAGCCCGTGGACGCTGGCCTGCTACATGGTGGAAGGCGGCGGCAGCAAGAACTTCGCCCGCATCAAGGCGATGGCGCTGAACGACCCGCAGGCGCTGCACGCGCTGCTGTCGGTGAACACCGATGCGGTGATCGCCTACCTCGCCGCGCAGCGTGCCGCCGGCGCGCAGGCGCTGCAGGTGTTCGACACCTGGGGCGGCGTGCTGTCGCCGGCGATGTACCGCGAATTCTCGCTGCCGTACCTCGAGCGCATCGCGCGCGAGCTGGAACGTGGTGAGGGTGCCGATCGCACGCCGCTGATCCTGTTCGGCAAGGGCACCGCGGCGTACCTCGAGGAACTTGCCGCGACCGGTACCGACGGCGTCGGCGTGGACTGGATGGTCGGGCTCGACGAGGCCGCGCGTCGCACCGGCGGCCGCGTCGCCCTGCAGGGCAATCTCGACCCGTGCGTGCTGTACGGCAACCCGGACGCGATCCGGCGCGAGGTGGCCACGGTGCTGGATGCCTACCGCGACGGCAATGGCGGTTCGCGCGACGGTCATGTGTTCAACCTCGGCCACGGCATGTCGCCGGACATGGATCCGGAGCACGTCGCGGTGCTGGTCGACGCGGTGCATACGCACAGCGCACGCTGA